The Streptomyces camelliae genome window below encodes:
- a CDS encoding GNAT family N-acetyltransferase, with product MSLPTPSLRTARLRLRAFEDADANALFALHSSAYVLRYWDAPPWSQRVRAEKFITACRQMAREGTGARLAVDRVADGAFIGWCSLNRWNPDYRSASLGYCFDDAAWGHGYATEASRALLGWAFDMLDLNRVQAETDTRNVASARVLEKLGFVREGTLREDCVVNGEVSDSWVYGLLRREWRPSSEPVPTH from the coding sequence ATGTCGCTGCCCACCCCGTCGTTGCGCACCGCGCGCCTTCGACTGCGTGCCTTCGAAGACGCGGATGCGAACGCCCTCTTCGCACTGCACAGCAGCGCCTACGTACTGCGCTACTGGGACGCGCCACCGTGGAGCCAACGCGTGCGCGCCGAGAAGTTCATCACGGCTTGCCGACAGATGGCACGGGAGGGCACCGGGGCGCGGCTGGCCGTGGATCGCGTCGCCGACGGGGCGTTCATCGGCTGGTGCAGCCTGAACCGGTGGAATCCGGACTACCGCAGCGCGTCGCTCGGCTACTGCTTCGACGATGCAGCGTGGGGCCACGGCTACGCGACCGAGGCCTCGCGCGCTTTGCTGGGGTGGGCATTCGACATGCTGGACCTAAATCGCGTTCAAGCTGAGACCGATACGCGCAACGTGGCATCTGCCCGCGTGCTGGAGAAGCTCGGCTTCGTGCGTGAAGGGACGTTGCGGGAAGACTGCGTCGTCAACGGCGAGGTCTCTGACTCGTGGGTCTACGGGCTGCTCAGGCGGGAGTGGCGGCCGTCATCCGAGCCGGTTCCCACCCACTGA
- a CDS encoding class I SAM-dependent methyltransferase produces MWATAVGVARVRALETERVNALFRDPLAQAFATAGGLWPSSPPLPDDEAARRRRLAVSFSIVIRTKFLDDLLQQASASGVRQVVLLGAGMDSRAFRMDWPEGTRLFEVDTAAPLDFKASVLRQERAVARCERITVAVDLREDWPGALAAAGHDPAVPTVWIAEGLLIYLPEDAVELLLTRISAQSAAGSRMGLTLGSRGVIERFGADAVPGSAASMWVSEMPDDPVGWLAGHGWEASSHTLRECAAAYGRPISTPPQREERPGGLISAVRR; encoded by the coding sequence GTGTGGGCCACGGCGGTGGGGGTGGCCAGGGTGCGGGCGCTGGAGACCGAGCGGGTGAACGCGTTGTTCCGCGACCCACTGGCACAGGCCTTCGCCACCGCCGGCGGCCTGTGGCCCTCCTCGCCGCCGCTGCCCGATGACGAGGCAGCGCGACGCCGCCGGCTGGCCGTGTCGTTCTCCATCGTCATCAGGACGAAGTTTCTCGACGACCTGTTGCAGCAGGCCTCCGCGTCCGGGGTCCGGCAGGTCGTGCTGCTCGGCGCCGGCATGGACAGCCGGGCCTTCCGGATGGACTGGCCCGAGGGCACCCGGCTGTTCGAGGTCGACACCGCCGCGCCACTGGACTTCAAGGCTTCGGTGCTGCGCCAGGAGCGGGCCGTCGCACGCTGCGAGCGGATCACCGTCGCGGTGGATCTGCGTGAGGACTGGCCAGGCGCGCTGGCCGCCGCAGGGCACGATCCGGCCGTGCCGACCGTGTGGATCGCCGAAGGACTGCTGATCTATCTGCCCGAGGACGCGGTGGAGCTGCTGCTGACCCGGATCAGCGCGCAGTCGGCGGCAGGCAGTCGGATGGGGCTGACGTTGGGCTCGCGCGGCGTGATCGAGCGCTTCGGCGCGGACGCCGTGCCGGGATCGGCGGCGTCCATGTGGGTTTCGGAGATGCCCGACGACCCGGTGGGCTGGCTGGCCGGGCACGGCTGGGAGGCCAGCAGCCACACCCTGCGCGAGTGCGCTGCCGCCTATGGCCGCCCGATCAGCACCCCGCCGCAGCGCGAGGAGCGGCCCGGCGGACTGATCTCGGCGGTCCGCCGGTAG
- a CDS encoding sensor histidine kinase encodes MSPRTSLPRRRLLRLPLPSGLRVRLVVAFGLVAVVAALSTGALTFREARTGILQQSQDTVIRLLRDRVDTLAPDLAFPPAQRDLSSFATEVAQGDPARRWRVLVTYHGLSATSIPQDPFTEPTPALRRAATTQTPTVFQRVTVGGRSSLVVGMPVAFTALHGERRATGLTVFLTVPQSAEQTYVQALVAAVERATVPALGLAVLFALLAAQGVLRPVRELRHATRRIAEGRLDTRLAVNGTDELADLSHTFNETAAALEESVAELRRMEAKARRFAADVSHELRTPLAAMSVVTDILDEDAAGLDPDTAAAVRLISKETANLARLVEDLMEISRFDAGAAALHLDEIDLAESVQRTLSSRAWQDSVATRLPPPGALRGRVDPRRLDVIVANLVGNALRHGASPIRLSLHEHQRFAPGGTDGTERWAVIEVLDSGPGIPETVLPHIFDRFYKSDTARTRTEGSGLGLAITAENVRLHGGTIRAANHPGGGALLTAELPLLEPEKEDRS; translated from the coding sequence TTGTCCCCACGCACGTCCCTGCCCCGCCGACGGCTGCTCCGCCTTCCGCTGCCGAGCGGCCTGCGCGTCAGACTGGTGGTGGCCTTCGGCCTGGTGGCTGTCGTCGCCGCCCTGTCCACCGGGGCCCTGACATTCCGTGAGGCGCGCACCGGCATCCTCCAGCAGAGCCAGGACACCGTCATACGCCTGCTGCGCGACCGGGTCGACACCCTCGCACCCGACCTGGCCTTCCCACCTGCCCAACGGGACCTGTCCTCCTTCGCCACCGAGGTCGCTCAGGGCGATCCCGCACGGAGGTGGCGGGTGCTGGTCACCTATCACGGTTTGAGCGCCACCTCGATACCGCAGGATCCGTTCACCGAGCCGACGCCTGCCCTGCGCAGGGCCGCGACCACCCAGACGCCGACCGTCTTCCAGCGAGTGACGGTCGGTGGCCGCTCCTCCCTGGTCGTCGGTATGCCGGTCGCGTTCACCGCGTTGCACGGCGAGCGCAGGGCCACAGGGCTCACGGTCTTCCTGACAGTGCCTCAGAGTGCTGAGCAGACCTACGTCCAGGCCCTGGTCGCGGCCGTGGAGCGGGCGACTGTACCAGCCCTGGGTCTGGCCGTGCTGTTCGCACTGCTGGCTGCGCAGGGTGTGCTGCGCCCCGTACGGGAACTGCGCCACGCCACCCGGCGCATCGCCGAGGGCCGACTCGACACCCGTCTCGCCGTCAACGGCACCGACGAACTCGCCGACCTGTCACACACCTTCAACGAGACCGCCGCCGCCCTGGAGGAATCGGTCGCCGAACTGCGCCGCATGGAGGCCAAGGCCCGCCGCTTCGCCGCGGACGTCTCCCACGAACTGCGCACCCCGCTGGCGGCCATGTCGGTCGTCACCGACATCCTCGACGAGGACGCCGCCGGACTCGACCCGGACACCGCCGCCGCCGTGCGGCTGATCAGCAAGGAGACCGCCAACCTGGCGCGTCTGGTGGAGGACCTCATGGAGATCTCCCGCTTCGACGCCGGCGCCGCCGCCCTGCACCTGGACGAGATCGACCTCGCGGAGTCGGTCCAGCGCACCCTCTCGTCCCGGGCCTGGCAGGACTCCGTGGCCACCCGGCTCCCCCCGCCCGGGGCGCTCCGGGGCCGGGTCGACCCCCGCCGGCTCGATGTGATCGTCGCCAACCTGGTGGGGAACGCCCTGCGCCACGGAGCTTCCCCCATTCGGCTCTCCCTGCACGAACACCAGCGGTTTGCCCCGGGGGGTACGGACGGGACGGAACGGTGGGCGGTGATCGAGGTGCTGGACAGCGGACCCGGTATTCCCGAGACCGTCCTGCCACACATTTTCGACCGCTTCTACAAGTCCGACACCGCCCGCACCCGCACCGAGGGCAGCGGCCTGGGCCTCGCCATCACCGCCGAGAACGTGCGCCTCCACGGCGGCACCATCCGCGCGGCCAACCACCCCGGCGGCGGCGCTCTCCTCACCGCTGAACTCCCCCTGCTCGAGCCCGAGAAGGAGGACCGGTCATGA
- a CDS encoding response regulator transcription factor: MPRVLLIEDDPAVREGARLALRRQGHEVAAAETGEEGLGRLRSFRPDVVVLDLMLPGVSGLEVCRRIRADSQVPIIMVTAMGDDVDIVVGLETGADDYVVKPVQARVLEARIRAVLRRVEAAPSPDGGVPAAETYGELRIDRAGLTVTCRGAAVPLAPSELRLLLTLSAAPGRVFSRQQLLQAVWEHSYHGDARLVDACVKRLRTKIGEPSRQPRYIQTVRGFGYRFDSPR; encoded by the coding sequence ATGCCTCGTGTCCTGCTCATCGAAGACGATCCCGCTGTCCGCGAAGGCGCCCGGCTGGCCCTGCGCCGTCAGGGGCACGAGGTCGCGGCGGCCGAGACCGGGGAAGAGGGGCTGGGCCGGTTGCGGTCGTTCCGGCCTGATGTCGTGGTGCTCGATCTGATGCTGCCCGGCGTGAGCGGGCTGGAGGTGTGCCGCCGGATCCGTGCGGACAGCCAGGTGCCGATCATCATGGTGACCGCCATGGGCGACGACGTGGACATCGTGGTCGGACTCGAAACCGGAGCGGACGACTACGTGGTCAAACCCGTCCAGGCCCGGGTCCTGGAGGCCAGGATCCGCGCCGTACTGCGCCGCGTCGAAGCAGCGCCGTCCCCCGACGGCGGTGTTCCGGCCGCCGAAACGTACGGCGAGCTCCGCATCGACCGGGCCGGGCTCACCGTCACCTGCCGGGGCGCCGCGGTCCCGCTGGCCCCGTCCGAACTGCGGCTGCTGCTGACGCTGTCCGCCGCCCCCGGCCGGGTGTTCAGCCGCCAGCAGCTCCTTCAGGCCGTCTGGGAGCACAGCTACCACGGCGACGCCCGGCTGGTGGACGCCTGCGTCAAACGGCTGCGGACCAAGATCGGCGAGCCCTCGCGGCAGCCGCGCTACATCCAGACCGTCCGGGGCTTCGGCTACCGGTTCGACAGCCCCCGGTGA
- a CDS encoding DUF3152 domain-containing protein, with amino-acid sequence MLGLGAVAAFLVCTGMAMYHSDPSGAVVRHGAATVPTPAVTPVHSASHPASPSASSSTHPVPPSASSSASASSSAWFPERGNGDFVRAAGGTEVFGHGRLLRYAVDVEGGLGQDPEKFARQVDTVLDDTVHGWAAGGQWSFQRVSTGPVDFTVHLASPGTTDTLCAKYGLDTGGWVNCSGGDDVVINVKRWLLLTPYYKGKPDLYHALAVNHEVGHRLGHNHVGCPGPGRPAPVMMQQIKGLHGCVINGWPYDDQGRLITGP; translated from the coding sequence GTGCTGGGACTGGGCGCCGTCGCCGCGTTCCTGGTGTGCACCGGCATGGCGATGTATCACAGCGACCCTTCCGGTGCCGTCGTCCGGCACGGGGCCGCCACCGTGCCGACGCCTGCCGTCACGCCGGTGCACAGCGCCTCGCACCCCGCGTCACCGTCCGCGTCCTCGTCGACGCACCCGGTGCCGCCCTCTGCTTCGTCGTCCGCGTCGGCGTCGTCATCGGCGTGGTTCCCCGAGCGCGGCAACGGCGACTTCGTCCGGGCCGCCGGCGGCACCGAGGTCTTCGGCCACGGCCGACTGCTGCGCTACGCGGTGGATGTCGAGGGCGGCCTGGGCCAGGACCCCGAAAAATTCGCGCGGCAGGTCGACACCGTGCTGGACGACACCGTGCACGGCTGGGCTGCGGGCGGCCAGTGGTCCTTCCAACGCGTGTCCACCGGCCCGGTGGACTTCACCGTCCATCTCGCCTCGCCCGGCACCACCGACACCCTCTGTGCCAAGTACGGCCTGGATACCGGAGGGTGGGTCAACTGCAGCGGTGGCGACGACGTGGTCATCAACGTCAAACGCTGGCTGCTGCTCACCCCGTACTACAAGGGCAAGCCCGACCTCTACCACGCCCTGGCTGTCAACCACGAAGTCGGCCATCGGCTGGGTCACAACCACGTCGGCTGCCCCGGTCCCGGCAGGCCCGCTCCTGTGATGATGCAGCAGATCAAGGGCCTGCACGGTTGCGTGATCAACGGCTGGCCCTATGACGACCAGGGCCGGCTCATCACCGGGCCGTGA
- a CDS encoding IS630 family transposase, which yields MAEPVRVHRLTDQEGQKLQQIMRRGSTSSVRHRRAMMLLASAGGSRVPVIAQLVQADEDTVRDVIHRFNEIGLACMDPRWAGGRPRLISREDEDFVIRTATTRPTRLGQPFTRWPIRKLAAYLRKVHGRVIRIGREALRCLLRRRGITFQRTKTWKEAPDPDREAKLDRIEQVLDRFPDRVFAFDEFGPLGIRPTAGSCWAKQGKPNRLPATYRRTHGVTYFHGCYSVGDDRLWVVNRRRKGTANTLAALKSIRAARPDGAPIYIILDNLSAHTGADIRRWAKKNKVELCFTPTYASWANPIEAHFGPLRQFTLANSHHRSHPAQTRALHRYLRRRNTNARHPDVLTAQRKERARVRSEKGIRWGGRPLNTAA from the coding sequence GTGGCCGAGCCTGTCCGTGTACACAGACTGACCGACCAGGAGGGGCAGAAGCTGCAGCAGATCATGCGCAGGGGCAGCACGAGTTCGGTGCGCCACCGGCGCGCGATGATGCTGCTCGCCTCGGCGGGCGGGAGCCGGGTGCCGGTGATCGCCCAGCTGGTCCAGGCCGATGAGGACACCGTGCGCGATGTGATCCACCGCTTCAACGAGATCGGCCTGGCCTGCATGGACCCTCGGTGGGCGGGAGGCCGTCCCCGCCTAATCAGTCGTGAGGACGAGGACTTCGTCATCCGGACGGCCACCACTCGCCCCACCAGGCTCGGCCAGCCCTTCACCCGCTGGCCGATCCGCAAGCTCGCCGCCTACCTGCGGAAAGTGCACGGCCGCGTCATCCGCATCGGCCGTGAAGCCTTACGGTGCCTGCTGCGGCGCCGCGGCATCACCTTCCAGCGCACCAAGACATGGAAGGAGGCGCCCGACCCTGATCGCGAAGCCAAGCTCGACCGGATCGAGCAGGTTCTGGACCGCTTCCCGGACCGGGTCTTCGCCTTCGACGAGTTCGGGCCCCTGGGGATCCGGCCCACCGCGGGCTCCTGCTGGGCGAAACAGGGCAAGCCAAACCGGCTGCCGGCGACCTACCGCCGCACCCACGGCGTCACCTACTTCCACGGCTGCTACTCCGTGGGCGACGACCGCCTGTGGGTCGTCAACCGCCGCCGCAAGGGCACCGCCAACACCCTGGCCGCGCTCAAGTCGATCCGCGCCGCCCGGCCCGACGGCGCCCCGATCTACATCATCCTGGACAACCTCTCCGCCCACACCGGCGCGGACATCCGCCGCTGGGCGAAGAAGAACAAGGTCGAGCTGTGCTTCACCCCGACCTACGCTTCCTGGGCCAATCCGATCGAGGCCCACTTCGGCCCGCTGCGGCAGTTCACCCTGGCCAACTCCCACCACCGCAGCCACCCCGCACAGACCCGGGCACTGCACCGCTACCTGCGCCGGCGCAATACCAACGCCCGCCACCCCGACGTACTCACCGCCCAACGCAAGGAACGCGCCCGCGTCCGCAGCGAGAAGGGCATCCGCTGGGGCGGACGCCCCCTCAACACCGCAGCCTGA
- a CDS encoding IS481 family transposase gives MPHRNAPLTETGRLRPARCVVEDGWTLRRAAERFQVSPTTAQRWADRYRAFGEAGMADRSSRPRTSPRQTPTRTERRIIKVRLLRRWGPARIAHLLRLVPSTVHRVLTRYRLARLTHLDRATGRVIRRYERQRPGELVHVDIKKLGNIPDGGGHKVLGRQAGRKTRSASGYSYLHTAVDDHSRLAYSEIHTDEKKETATAFWTRAQTFFAQAGVTVERVLTDNGACYRSRDWRDVLAAAGIAHKRTRPYRPQTNGKVERFNRTLLEEWAYARPYHSETERREAFPGWLHTYNHHRGHTALKGQPPASRVPNLTGQYN, from the coding sequence TTGCCTCACCGTAATGCACCCCTGACCGAGACCGGTCGCCTGCGTCCGGCCCGCTGCGTCGTCGAGGACGGCTGGACCCTGCGCCGGGCTGCCGAACGTTTCCAGGTCTCCCCGACCACCGCCCAACGCTGGGCCGACCGCTACCGGGCGTTCGGCGAGGCAGGCATGGCCGACCGTTCCAGCCGCCCGCGCACCAGCCCCCGCCAGACCCCGACCCGTACCGAACGGCGCATCATCAAGGTCCGCCTCCTGCGCCGCTGGGGGCCGGCCCGCATCGCGCACCTGCTCCGACTGGTGCCCTCGACGGTGCACCGCGTGCTGACCCGCTACCGACTGGCCCGCCTGACGCATCTGGACCGGGCAACGGGCCGTGTCATACGCCGCTACGAGCGCCAACGGCCCGGCGAACTGGTGCACGTGGACATCAAGAAGCTCGGCAACATCCCCGACGGCGGCGGACACAAGGTGCTGGGCCGGCAGGCCGGCCGCAAAACCCGTTCCGCAAGCGGCTACAGCTACCTCCACACCGCCGTCGACGACCACTCCCGCCTCGCCTACAGCGAGATCCACACCGACGAGAAGAAGGAGACCGCCACCGCGTTCTGGACCCGCGCCCAAACGTTCTTCGCCCAGGCCGGGGTCACCGTCGAACGGGTCCTGACCGACAACGGAGCGTGCTACCGCTCCCGGGACTGGCGCGACGTGCTGGCAGCGGCCGGGATCGCCCACAAGCGAACCCGGCCCTACCGGCCCCAGACGAACGGCAAGGTGGAACGCTTCAACCGCACCCTGCTCGAGGAGTGGGCCTACGCCCGCCCCTACCACTCGGAGACCGAACGACGCGAGGCGTTCCCCGGCTGGCTGCACACCTACAATCACCACCGCGGCCACACCGCGCTGAAAGGGCAACCACCCGCCAGCCGCGTCCCCAACCTCACGGGTCAGTACAACTAG
- a CDS encoding sensor histidine kinase, translating into MDPVAAAAARLRVLSRWWGSRSAATRDCGVALVFTVLSFAAPLSRFGVQFGDLPTHGASVASVLLSLGQTLPLAVRTRWPAACLAVVGASFAVYECLGCPPSFGSLGLYVALYSVGAHQDRLRRVVPLAATSGYVVFGVVLHVLGSPEGLTDYLLYYMVLAVVWGLGVQVRGRRAQEAERRRLSAQMAIAAERSRLAGELHDVVTHHVTAMVVQAGAAQYLTESPDRLHDALDAISGTGRRALAELRFLLGVLEATGDAALRERAPMPGRVPDLVEQTRAGGQPIELVEDGEQPTMAVGAQLTAYRVVQESLTNAVKYAAGRQTLVRLAHSPDWTDVEVTTAGTADDAPTSAALLGGGPHVSGGRGLTGLRERVEMLGGEFAAGPRPDGGFRVHARIPSGGAA; encoded by the coding sequence ATGGACCCGGTGGCCGCCGCGGCCGCCCGGCTTCGCGTGCTGTCGCGGTGGTGGGGATCGCGCTCTGCTGCCACCAGGGATTGTGGGGTCGCGCTTGTCTTCACGGTGCTGTCGTTCGCGGCGCCGCTGTCGCGGTTCGGGGTGCAGTTCGGCGACCTTCCCACCCACGGCGCCTCGGTCGCGAGTGTGCTGCTGTCCCTGGGGCAGACTCTGCCGCTTGCGGTGCGCACCCGCTGGCCGGCCGCCTGCCTCGCGGTGGTGGGGGCCTCGTTCGCGGTGTACGAGTGCCTGGGCTGCCCGCCGAGCTTCGGCAGTCTGGGGCTGTACGTCGCGCTGTACTCCGTGGGTGCCCACCAGGACCGCCTCCGGCGGGTCGTACCGCTGGCGGCGACGAGCGGGTATGTGGTCTTCGGCGTCGTCCTGCACGTGCTGGGCTCGCCCGAGGGCCTGACCGACTACCTGCTGTATTACATGGTCCTGGCGGTGGTGTGGGGTCTGGGCGTCCAGGTACGCGGGCGGCGGGCGCAGGAGGCCGAGCGTCGGCGCCTGTCCGCGCAGATGGCCATCGCGGCGGAACGCAGCCGTCTGGCCGGGGAGTTGCACGACGTGGTGACCCACCATGTGACCGCGATGGTGGTGCAGGCAGGTGCGGCGCAGTACCTGACCGAGTCGCCGGACCGCCTCCACGACGCCCTCGACGCCATCAGCGGCACCGGCCGCCGCGCGCTGGCCGAGCTCCGGTTCCTGCTCGGCGTGCTGGAGGCGACCGGTGATGCGGCACTGCGGGAGCGGGCGCCGATGCCGGGCCGGGTGCCTGATCTGGTGGAGCAGACACGAGCGGGCGGCCAGCCGATCGAGCTGGTCGAGGACGGAGAGCAGCCGACCATGGCCGTAGGTGCCCAGCTCACGGCGTATCGCGTCGTGCAGGAATCCCTGACGAACGCCGTGAAGTACGCCGCGGGCCGGCAGACGCTGGTACGGCTCGCACACAGCCCCGACTGGACGGACGTCGAGGTCACCACCGCCGGGACGGCCGACGACGCACCCACGTCCGCAGCCCTGCTGGGCGGCGGCCCGCACGTCTCGGGAGGCAGGGGCCTGACCGGGCTGCGGGAACGGGTGGAGATGCTGGGCGGCGAGTTCGCGGCGGGGCCCCGCCCGGACGGCGGATTCCGCGTGCACGCCCGCATCCCCTCAGGAGGTGCCGCGTGA
- a CDS encoding response regulator produces MSVPPTAIRVLVCEDQALVRAGFVTILSAQPDMEVVGEAVDGRAAIRSAQELKPDVVVMDIRMPLLDGIEATRRLAGPDSASPARILVVTTFNVDEYVYEALRAGASGFLLKDAPPPELINAVRVVARGDSLLAPAVTRTLIGRFAERVRPSATPASPERERLKVLTPREHEVLLLISEGLSNAEIATELVISHETVKTYVSRILTKLDLRDRVQAVVLAYRAGLAAGGD; encoded by the coding sequence GTGAGTGTTCCGCCCACTGCGATCCGGGTGCTGGTCTGCGAGGACCAGGCCCTGGTTCGTGCCGGGTTCGTCACGATCCTCTCCGCCCAGCCCGACATGGAGGTCGTGGGCGAGGCCGTGGACGGCCGAGCGGCGATCCGCAGCGCGCAGGAGCTGAAGCCGGACGTCGTCGTCATGGACATCCGCATGCCCCTGCTCGACGGAATCGAGGCCACCCGCCGCCTGGCGGGCCCCGACTCCGCCAGCCCCGCCAGGATCCTCGTCGTGACGACCTTCAACGTCGACGAGTACGTGTACGAGGCCCTGCGCGCCGGTGCCAGCGGCTTCCTGCTGAAGGACGCCCCACCGCCCGAGCTGATCAACGCGGTACGCGTCGTCGCCCGCGGCGATTCCCTCCTGGCCCCTGCCGTCACCCGCACCCTGATCGGCCGCTTCGCCGAACGCGTACGCCCCTCCGCCACCCCCGCGTCCCCCGAGCGCGAGCGCCTCAAAGTCCTCACCCCCCGCGAGCACGAGGTCCTCCTCCTCATCAGCGAGGGCCTGTCGAACGCCGAAATCGCCACCGAACTGGTCATCAGCCACGAGACCGTGAAAACCTACGTCTCCCGCATCCTGACCAAACTGGACCTCCGCGACCGCGTCCAGGCGGTGGTCCTGGCGTACCGGGCGGGGTTGGCGGCGGGCGGCGACTGA
- a CDS encoding alpha/beta hydrolase produces MTTTRSYAKHGFPRGRRLAATLLVSTVAGTALAACGADAQGAQTAKVSASTDETAGAVKITWGKCPALADGQTRNPHLACGTLTVPLDYQNPGGTKIDVAVSRLSTAKPGKRHGVLLLNPGGPALGGLDMPGTMASTLPKSVLDRYDLIGFDPRGVEHSTPQSCGLKDPTVTGIFPYPAADGSITKNVAIAKADAKQCADTVGKNLRYYNTANTARDMDRIRQALGEKKISYWGQSYGTYLGAVYRSLFQNHTDRMILEGNVDPTKVWANQVADTWGKGMADRFPDAARVAAAQDSTLKLGTNVAQVTHTYLALADRLDRTPAAIPGASVSLDGALLRNMTYALLLHNNTLPVLANFWKAADDLAHGSTTAADTSVLKEVFADTPTSPGIPADNQATMFMALTCGDAEWPHDVDGYATRTAADRKMWPLTAGMPANIWACAYWDKPAEATVKVVPGGPRNTLILQNRRDNATPWESGVGLHEALGDGSAFVGVDNGGHYVYNEGSACADKATVGFLTTGHLPDKDVYCTDVTQK; encoded by the coding sequence ATGACCACGACACGCAGTTACGCGAAGCACGGTTTCCCCAGAGGCCGCCGACTCGCCGCGACTCTGCTGGTTTCCACGGTGGCAGGGACCGCACTGGCCGCGTGTGGTGCCGACGCCCAGGGCGCGCAAACGGCCAAGGTCTCCGCCAGCACCGACGAGACCGCGGGCGCCGTCAAGATCACCTGGGGCAAGTGCCCGGCACTGGCCGACGGACAGACCCGTAACCCTCACCTGGCCTGCGGGACGTTGACGGTCCCGCTGGACTACCAGAACCCGGGCGGCACGAAGATCGACGTGGCGGTCTCCCGGCTGTCCACCGCCAAGCCCGGGAAGCGACATGGCGTCCTGCTGCTGAACCCCGGCGGGCCGGCCCTGGGCGGTCTCGACATGCCCGGAACCATGGCGTCCACCCTGCCGAAGTCCGTGCTGGACCGTTACGACCTGATCGGCTTCGACCCGCGCGGCGTCGAACACAGCACCCCGCAGAGCTGCGGTCTGAAGGACCCCACCGTGACCGGGATCTTCCCCTATCCCGCTGCGGACGGCTCGATCACCAAGAACGTGGCCATCGCCAAGGCCGACGCCAAACAGTGCGCCGACACAGTGGGCAAGAACCTGCGGTACTACAACACCGCCAACACCGCCCGCGACATGGACCGCATCCGCCAGGCACTCGGTGAGAAGAAGATCTCCTACTGGGGCCAGTCCTACGGCACCTACCTCGGCGCCGTCTACCGCTCCCTCTTCCAGAACCACACCGACCGGATGATCCTGGAAGGCAACGTCGACCCCACCAAGGTATGGGCCAACCAGGTCGCCGACACCTGGGGCAAGGGCATGGCCGACCGGTTCCCCGACGCCGCCCGCGTCGCCGCGGCCCAGGACAGCACCCTCAAGCTGGGCACGAACGTCGCGCAGGTGACCCACACCTACCTCGCCCTCGCCGACCGGCTCGACCGCACGCCCGCAGCGATTCCCGGCGCATCGGTGTCGCTGGACGGGGCGCTGCTGCGGAACATGACCTACGCCCTGCTTCTGCACAACAACACGCTTCCCGTGCTCGCCAACTTCTGGAAGGCCGCCGACGACCTGGCCCACGGCAGCACCACGGCCGCCGACACCTCCGTTCTCAAGGAGGTGTTCGCCGACACACCGACGTCCCCGGGCATCCCCGCGGACAACCAGGCCACCATGTTCATGGCTCTCACCTGCGGCGACGCCGAATGGCCGCACGACGTCGACGGCTACGCCACCCGCACCGCCGCCGACCGCAAGATGTGGCCGCTCACCGCGGGCATGCCCGCCAACATCTGGGCATGCGCCTACTGGGACAAGCCGGCTGAGGCGACGGTCAAGGTCGTGCCCGGCGGCCCGCGCAACACCCTGATCCTCCAGAACCGCCGGGACAACGCCACGCCGTGGGAAAGCGGCGTCGGCCTGCACGAGGCCCTCGGAGACGGCTCCGCCTTCGTCGGCGTCGACAACGGCGGGCACTACGTCTACAACGAAGGCTCCGCCTGCGCCGACAAGGCCACCGTCGGCTTCCTGACCACCGGCCACCTGCCGGACAAGGACGTCTACTGCACCGACGTCACCCAGAAGTAA
- a CDS encoding TetR/AcrR family transcriptional regulator produces MPRWEPNAQQRLMRAALDLFTEKGYDATTVNEIADRAGLTKTTFFRHFSDKREVLFAGQDIHRRLLAQAINAAPEAATPLDAVREAIGALAAVFTDDRREFAARLRPIVADHLELRERAALKRTGLVETLAKALEERGVPDLTADLAADLGMRAFDNAFDQWVVPANERSLTDLARRAFDELRAAMAFLHG; encoded by the coding sequence ATGCCGCGATGGGAACCGAACGCGCAGCAACGGCTGATGCGCGCCGCACTCGACCTGTTCACCGAGAAGGGCTACGACGCCACCACGGTCAACGAGATCGCCGACCGTGCCGGTCTGACCAAGACCACGTTCTTCCGGCACTTCTCCGACAAGCGAGAGGTCCTCTTCGCCGGCCAGGACATCCATCGCCGACTCCTCGCGCAGGCGATCAACGCCGCGCCCGAGGCGGCGACGCCGCTCGATGCGGTCCGCGAGGCAATCGGCGCCCTCGCGGCCGTCTTCACCGACGACCGGCGCGAGTTCGCCGCCAGGCTGCGCCCGATCGTCGCCGACCACCTCGAACTGCGAGAACGTGCCGCACTCAAACGCACCGGCCTCGTCGAGACCCTGGCCAAGGCACTGGAGGAACGCGGCGTGCCCGACCTCACCGCCGACCTTGCCGCCGACCTCGGCATGCGCGCCTTCGACAACGCCTTCGACCAATGGGTCGTCCCGGCCAACGAGCGGTCTCTCACCGACCTCGCTCGCCGCGCCTTCGACGAACTCCGCGCCGCGATGGCCTTCCTCCACGGCTGA